One genomic segment of Clostridium estertheticum subsp. estertheticum includes these proteins:
- a CDS encoding carbohydrate ABC transporter permease translates to MQKENYKSKKYSHVILTIIKYFSLILAVIVVVAPVLVILFAAFKTRTEFNVSGKLDLPNSFLYFDNFKTAFTDGGMITGLKNTVIIMAISLVGTIIFGAMVAYVLDRFEFFGKKLVFGAYLMAMLIPMVTTQVATFKIVNFLGLFGTIWAPIALYLGADVMSLYIMLLFMESIHVSLDESAKLEGASYPYIFFRIILPNLKPAIATVAIIRGVTIYNDFYIPFLYMPDQKLQTLSTSLYKFIGPYGGQWNVICAGVILIIIPTLVAFLTLQKYIYNGFVNGSVK, encoded by the coding sequence ATGCAAAAAGAAAACTATAAATCTAAAAAATATAGTCATGTTATATTGACTATAATCAAGTATTTTTCTTTAATATTGGCAGTTATTGTTGTTGTAGCACCAGTACTTGTAATATTATTTGCCGCTTTTAAAACGCGTACTGAGTTCAATGTTTCAGGGAAATTAGATTTACCTAATAGTTTCTTGTATTTTGATAATTTTAAAACTGCTTTTACGGATGGCGGAATGATTACAGGGCTTAAAAACACTGTTATTATTATGGCAATTTCATTAGTGGGCACAATTATTTTTGGAGCAATGGTTGCTTATGTATTAGATAGATTTGAGTTTTTTGGTAAAAAATTAGTTTTTGGAGCATATCTTATGGCAATGCTTATACCGATGGTAACAACTCAAGTTGCAACTTTTAAAATAGTGAATTTTTTAGGACTATTTGGTACAATTTGGGCTCCAATAGCACTTTATCTTGGAGCAGATGTAATGAGTTTGTATATTATGCTTCTTTTTATGGAGTCAATACATGTAAGTCTTGATGAATCGGCGAAACTTGAAGGAGCTTCTTATCCCTATATATTTTTTAGAATTATACTTCCAAATTTAAAGCCTGCGATTGCTACAGTTGCGATTATTCGTGGAGTTACAATATATAATGATTTCTATATTCCATTTCTTTATATGCCGGACCAGAAGCTTCAAACTTTATCAACTTCACTTTATAAGTTTATTGGACCTTATGGGGGACAGTGGAATGTAATATGTGCGGGTGTCATTCTAATTATTATTCCGACTCTTGTTGCATTTTTAACATTACAAAAATATATATACAATGGTTTTGTAAATGGTTCAGTTAAGTAG
- a CDS encoding GH1 family beta-glucosidase, which produces MNKFEDDFILGTATAAYQIEGGVNEGGRMPSIWDTFSKKEENVFMGHTGDIACDHYHRVKEDVKILDNIGVDSYRFSISWSRIFPCKDEFNPEGVKFYKNLINELKDKKIAPAITLYHWDLPQWAQDLGGWENRDCIYWFEDYCTRIFEEFGQDVSMWITHNEPFCASILGNYLGMHAPGNKDLKKALIVAHHLLLSHGIVVRAFKKFKFENSKIGITLNLSPTYAVSMKKEDVIAAKISDGYNNRWFLDPLLKGHYPEDMVDLYEKEVGVLDFILEGDLNIISTDMDFLGINYYTRSIVEYDGHSQLKFRGVDGEKEKTAMGWENSPESMHDLLTRIKQEYTKLPLYITENGAAYDDVVTGDNKIHDIDRINFIKVHLKVIQEFIKEGGNLKGYYLWSFMDNFEWSYGYSKRFGMVYVNYNTQERIMKDSAIWYKKIIKARSLEV; this is translated from the coding sequence ATGAATAAATTCGAAGATGATTTTATACTTGGAACGGCTACGGCAGCATACCAAATAGAGGGAGGAGTTAATGAAGGTGGAAGAATGCCATCGATTTGGGATACCTTTTCAAAGAAAGAAGAGAATGTTTTTATGGGTCATACTGGAGATATAGCTTGTGACCATTACCATAGGGTTAAGGAAGATGTGAAGATTTTAGATAATATAGGAGTAGATTCATATAGATTTTCTATTTCGTGGTCTAGAATATTTCCGTGTAAGGATGAGTTTAACCCAGAGGGGGTAAAATTTTATAAAAATTTAATAAATGAATTAAAAGATAAAAAGATTGCTCCGGCAATTACATTATATCATTGGGATTTACCACAATGGGCTCAGGATTTAGGGGGTTGGGAAAATAGGGATTGCATATATTGGTTTGAGGATTATTGCACAAGAATATTTGAGGAATTTGGACAGGATGTTTCTATGTGGATAACACATAATGAACCCTTTTGTGCATCTATACTTGGAAACTATTTAGGAATGCATGCACCGGGAAATAAAGATTTAAAAAAGGCATTAATAGTTGCGCATCATTTATTACTATCTCATGGCATTGTAGTAAGGGCATTTAAAAAGTTTAAATTTGAAAATAGTAAAATAGGAATAACTTTGAATTTATCACCAACATATGCAGTATCAATGAAGAAGGAAGATGTAATAGCTGCAAAAATTAGTGATGGATACAATAATAGATGGTTTTTAGATCCATTACTTAAGGGTCATTATCCAGAAGACATGGTTGATTTATATGAGAAAGAGGTTGGAGTACTAGATTTCATTCTAGAGGGAGATTTAAATATTATATCTACTGATATGGATTTTTTAGGAATAAATTATTACACTAGAAGTATAGTGGAATATGATGGACATTCGCAGTTGAAATTTCGAGGAGTAGATGGTGAAAAAGAAAAAACTGCGATGGGATGGGAGAATAGCCCAGAGTCAATGCATGATCTACTTACAAGAATTAAGCAAGAATATACAAAACTGCCACTTTACATTACTGAAAATGGAGCTGCCTATGATGATGTAGTAACAGGAGATAATAAGATTCACGATATAGATAGAATAAATTTTATTAAAGTACATCTTAAAGTGATTCAAGAATTTATTAAGGAAGGCGGAAATCTAAAGGGTTATTATTTATGGTCTTTCATGGATAATTTTGAATGGTCATATGGATATTCAAAACGTTTTGGAATGGTGTATGTAAATTATAATACTCAGGAAAGAATCATGAAAGATAGTGCAATTTGGTATAAAAAAATTATTAAGGCCCGTAGTTTAGAAGTTTAG
- a CDS encoding ABC transporter substrate-binding protein, which produces MKKVISSVLLAMMSIAVLAGCGKQAATTSAKKDVILTVLTNRTDIVSTDLKKFGDEYKTKTGVTIKWEGITDYDGDVKVRLNSKKYGDVLLIPNGIANTELSQFFEPLGKNTDAKLKGYNYTDDKAVKNSDGTYTTYGLSYGMGASGVVYNKAAFKKAGIVKFPTTVTELYAAAAKLKRAGIIPLATNFKDKWPLQEWDNLAIPMSGNGSYYNTIYKETAPFSADKPNGKSLNMLYKFVFSGWVEPDLTTTNWEQSKTDLGQGKIGMMFLGTWAIPQIQTAAANKGDIGFSAIPLDDSGKLSAITSPDWRLAVSKASENKTEAADFLFAFVNSTYANDNGFIPIQKGKESTNPIIKEFTTSTKLLYIAPGPNGDESDKKDKIANKAAIDFYGGLYVQKVAIEAKKSKADFDKTITELNTNWANAKKTLKY; this is translated from the coding sequence ATGAAAAAGGTAATTAGTTCAGTTTTGCTAGCAATGATGTCAATTGCTGTATTAGCAGGTTGCGGTAAGCAAGCAGCTACAACTTCAGCTAAAAAAGATGTAATTTTGACCGTATTAACCAACAGAACAGACATTGTAAGCACAGATTTGAAAAAATTTGGTGATGAGTATAAGACCAAAACAGGGGTAACTATTAAATGGGAAGGTATCACAGACTATGACGGAGATGTAAAGGTTCGTTTGAATTCAAAAAAATATGGGGATGTACTTTTAATACCAAATGGAATTGCAAATACAGAGTTATCACAGTTTTTTGAGCCACTTGGTAAAAATACAGATGCTAAATTAAAAGGTTACAATTATACTGATGATAAAGCAGTTAAAAATTCAGATGGAACATATACTACTTATGGATTAAGTTATGGAATGGGCGCTAGTGGAGTAGTTTACAATAAAGCGGCGTTTAAAAAAGCAGGTATAGTAAAATTCCCAACAACTGTAACTGAATTATATGCTGCAGCTGCAAAGCTTAAGAGAGCAGGAATTATTCCATTAGCAACTAATTTTAAAGATAAATGGCCACTGCAAGAATGGGATAATTTGGCGATTCCTATGTCTGGTAATGGAAGTTATTATAATACTATATATAAAGAAACAGCACCATTTTCAGCAGACAAGCCAAATGGTAAATCACTTAACATGCTTTACAAGTTTGTATTCAGTGGATGGGTAGAACCCGATCTTACTACTACAAATTGGGAACAGTCTAAAACTGATCTTGGACAAGGCAAAATTGGTATGATGTTCCTTGGTACATGGGCAATACCACAAATACAAACAGCTGCAGCAAATAAAGGTGATATTGGATTCTCAGCAATACCTCTTGACGATTCAGGAAAACTTAGTGCAATTACATCACCAGATTGGCGTTTAGCAGTTAGTAAAGCAAGTGAAAATAAAACTGAAGCAGCCGATTTCTTATTTGCATTTGTAAATTCTACTTATGCTAATGATAATGGATTTATCCCAATACAAAAGGGTAAAGAATCTACTAATCCAATCATAAAAGAATTTACTACATCAACTAAACTTTTATATATAGCTCCAGGACCAAATGGAGACGAGAGTGATAAGAAAGATAAAATTGCTAATAAAGCAGCTATAGATTTTTATGGCGGTCTTTATGTTCAAAAGGTTGCTATAGAAGCTAAAAAGAGCAAGGCTGATTTTGACAAAACGATTACAGAGTTAAACACTAATTGGGCTAATGCAAAGAAAACGCTTAAATATTAA
- a CDS encoding carbohydrate ABC transporter permease encodes MNKGCGEMFGKLSYKKQEKVVVFLFLFIPLLFLIIFTFLPAINMIYYSFIDWNGYSVNKTWVGFANYIEIFKNPNYFLALKNSIYYFFGGFIQLFIAFYFAVIINGKLKGKSIYKAILFFPYLLNGVAISLIFIFFLRPDGTLDTILNMLGMGQFIHLWLGNEKIINYSLSTVSIWRYVGFNFIIFLGAIQSISGEVMEAADLDGATEWQKVKYIVLPSVKKIIELNLILAVSGAISVFEIPYIMTGGANGSNTFVIQTVNTAFKFQQVGLGSAMAVIVLIIVAIATIFEKVFFKEAD; translated from the coding sequence ATGAATAAAGGGTGTGGGGAGATGTTTGGAAAGCTCAGTTATAAAAAACAGGAGAAGGTTGTAGTATTTCTTTTCTTATTTATTCCGTTACTTTTTTTAATTATATTTACATTTTTGCCTGCTATAAATATGATTTATTACAGTTTTATAGATTGGAATGGATATAGTGTTAATAAAACATGGGTTGGTTTTGCTAATTATATAGAAATATTTAAAAATCCTAATTATTTTCTAGCTTTAAAAAATAGTATCTACTATTTTTTCGGTGGTTTCATTCAATTATTTATTGCATTTTATTTTGCTGTTATAATAAATGGAAAATTAAAAGGAAAAAGTATATACAAAGCTATATTGTTTTTCCCTTATCTACTTAATGGGGTAGCAATTTCTTTGATATTTATTTTCTTTCTTAGACCAGATGGAACATTAGATACGATATTAAACATGCTAGGGATGGGACAATTTATACATCTGTGGCTTGGAAATGAAAAAATTATAAACTATTCATTATCAACAGTTTCTATATGGAGATATGTTGGCTTTAATTTCATAATATTCTTAGGTGCTATACAATCTATATCTGGAGAAGTAATGGAAGCTGCAGATTTAGATGGAGCTACTGAATGGCAAAAGGTGAAATATATAGTACTTCCAAGTGTTAAAAAAATTATAGAACTGAATTTAATCCTAGCTGTATCTGGAGCAATAAGTGTATTTGAGATTCCATATATAATGACGGGTGGAGCAAATGGAAGTAACACTTTTGTCATTCAAACAGTAAACACTGCTTTTAAATTTCAGCAGGTAGGACTTGGATCTGCAATGGCTGTGATTGTTCTTATAATTGTAGCAATAGCAACAATTTTTGAAAAAGTATTTTTTAAGGAGGCAGATTAA
- a CDS encoding glycoside hydrolase family 130 protein, giving the protein MSKVKIVGEVIKNMPWQDKPALYDGVVWRHEGNPIIAWNPTPKTARVYNSSVVPYGDGFIGIFRADHKHGKPQLHIGRSLDGLKWDIENEEIHWKDELGILYEPSYSYDPRLVKIEDTYYIIWCSDFAGASLAIGKTKDFKNFTRLENPFIPFNRNGVLFPRKINDKFMLLSRPSDSGHTPFGDIFISESPDLVHWGRHRRVMSKGGAGWWQATKIGAGAVPIETTEGWLLFYHGVSGTCNGFVYSFGAVILDINNPSKVLYRTRDYILTPEKEYETTGFVPNVAFPCATLHDAETGRIAIYYGAADTYLAVAYCDVDELVQYIKANSELAPGDAEEYR; this is encoded by the coding sequence ATGAGTAAAGTTAAAATTGTTGGAGAGGTTATCAAAAACATGCCATGGCAGGATAAACCAGCACTTTATGATGGGGTTGTATGGAGACACGAGGGGAACCCTATTATAGCTTGGAATCCAACCCCAAAGACTGCTCGTGTTTATAATAGTTCAGTAGTACCATATGGTGATGGTTTTATAGGGATATTTAGAGCAGACCATAAGCATGGTAAACCACAATTGCATATAGGTCGTAGTTTAGATGGCTTAAAATGGGATATTGAAAATGAAGAAATTCATTGGAAGGATGAGTTAGGCATTTTATATGAGCCATCATATTCTTATGATCCAAGACTTGTGAAAATAGAGGATACTTATTATATTATATGGTGCTCAGATTTTGCAGGTGCATCGCTTGCAATAGGAAAAACAAAAGATTTTAAAAATTTTACTAGACTTGAAAATCCATTCATCCCATTCAATAGAAATGGTGTGCTATTTCCAAGGAAGATAAATGATAAGTTTATGTTACTTAGTAGACCAAGTGACAGTGGACATACACCATTTGGAGATATCTTCATAAGTGAAAGTCCAGATCTAGTTCATTGGGGAAGACATAGAAGAGTTATGTCGAAGGGTGGAGCTGGATGGTGGCAAGCAACTAAGATAGGAGCTGGAGCTGTACCAATAGAGACTACAGAAGGATGGCTATTATTTTATCATGGTGTTTCAGGAACCTGCAACGGGTTTGTTTACAGTTTTGGAGCTGTAATACTTGATATAAATAATCCTTCTAAGGTTCTGTATAGAACAAGGGACTATATTCTTACACCTGAGAAAGAATATGAAACCACAGGTTTTGTTCCAAATGTTGCCTTTCCTTGTGCTACATTGCATGATGCAGAAACTGGAAGAATTGCTATATACTATGGAGCGGCGGATACTTATCTCGCAGTTGCATATTGTGATGTTGATGAGCTTGTACAATATATAAAAGCTAATTCTGAATTAGCACCTGGGGATGCAGAGGAATATAGATAG
- a CDS encoding AGE family epimerase/isomerase: MLDLLKEVKKELDERIFPFWSNLADYENGGFYGYVGYEGIINKNSEKGVILNTRILWFFSAIYCLQKKPEALRLANHAYEFMETKLFDDEYEGLYWMVDFKGVPTDNRKHIYNQAFGIYGLCQYYKATGKEEVLNKAKKLFALIENKCENSNGYLEEFDRLWNEKENEMLSENNVISDRTMNTHLHILEAYTLLYEVSKDNNVAKRLYYILDLIKNKIYSPKKHSLKVFFDKDWSETVDIQSYGHDIEGSWLIDRAAEILEDKKLIESTHEYTLEIAENIYKNAYSTLGVINETVDGITDAGRVWWVQAETIVGFYNAYEKTKDIKYLNAANDLCKYIKKFVVDKKENSEWYWKLAKDNSPIINMPIVEPWKCPYHNGRMCIEIIERMWKSHEEEIS, from the coding sequence ATGTTAGATTTATTGAAAGAAGTTAAAAAAGAATTGGATGAACGTATTTTTCCGTTCTGGAGTAATTTAGCCGATTATGAAAATGGTGGTTTCTATGGATATGTGGGCTATGAAGGCATAATTAATAAAAATTCAGAAAAAGGAGTTATTTTAAATACAAGGATTTTATGGTTTTTTTCTGCAATATATTGTTTGCAAAAGAAACCAGAGGCGTTAAGGCTTGCAAATCATGCATATGAATTTATGGAAACAAAGCTTTTTGATGATGAATATGAAGGTTTATATTGGATGGTAGATTTTAAAGGAGTGCCAACAGATAATAGAAAACATATATACAATCAGGCATTTGGAATATATGGGCTATGCCAGTATTATAAGGCAACTGGGAAAGAAGAAGTCCTTAATAAAGCAAAAAAATTATTCGCGTTAATAGAAAATAAATGTGAAAATTCAAATGGTTATTTAGAAGAATTTGATAGGTTATGGAATGAAAAAGAAAATGAGATGCTTAGTGAAAATAATGTAATATCTGATAGAACAATGAACACACATTTGCACATATTAGAAGCTTATACGCTTCTTTACGAAGTATCAAAAGATAATAATGTGGCTAAAAGGTTATATTATATTTTGGATTTAATAAAAAATAAAATATATTCGCCTAAAAAACATAGTTTAAAGGTATTTTTTGACAAAGATTGGAGTGAAACGGTTGACATACAATCTTATGGGCACGATATTGAAGGCAGTTGGTTAATCGATAGAGCGGCAGAGATATTAGAGGATAAGAAACTAATAGAAAGTACACATGAGTACACATTGGAAATTGCTGAAAATATTTACAAAAATGCATATTCTACCTTAGGCGTAATTAACGAGACGGTAGATGGAATTACAGATGCTGGGAGAGTGTGGTGGGTTCAAGCTGAGACAATCGTTGGGTTTTATAATGCTTACGAAAAGACAAAGGATATAAAGTATTTAAATGCAGCAAATGATCTTTGTAAATATATTAAGAAATTTGTTGTTGATAAAAAAGAAAATAGTGAATGGTATTGGAAACTTGCAAAGGATAATAGTCCTATTATTAATATGCCTATTGTTGAACCGTGGAAATGTCCATATCATAATGGAAGAATGTGTATAGAAATTATTGAAAGGATGTGGAAGAGCCATGAAGAAGAAATATCTTAG
- a CDS encoding glycosidase produces MKKKYLRELEKYNKLISRVNVVSDEYNGIYKRYCYPVLTRKHVPLSWRYDLNEESNPNFIETLGIDAVFNPGAIELSGKFYLVTRMEGSDRKSFFAIARSDNGIDNFKFINYPVVIPDTNPYETNLYDMRLTKHEDGFIYGIFCSERKDPSVEKGDLSSAIAEAGIVRTKDLKTWERMPNLKTTSPQQRNVVLHPEFVNGKYLLYTRPMDGFIDTGSESGICFGYSDTMENAIIKKETVLSPRKYHTITESKNGAGCVPIKTKKGWIHIAHGVRNTAVGLRYVIYLFVTDLLNPEKVIAAPGGYLIAPFGEERVGDVSNVVFTNGVIARRNGDVFIYYASCDTRIHVATTTVDLLLEYAYATPSDPLRSYDCVQQRIELIKRNIEGGVENE; encoded by the coding sequence ATGAAGAAGAAATATCTTAGAGAACTTGAGAAATATAATAAACTCATTAGCAGAGTAAATGTAGTATCCGATGAGTACAATGGGATTTACAAAAGGTATTGTTACCCTGTATTAACTAGAAAACATGTACCACTTAGTTGGAGATATGACTTAAATGAAGAGTCCAACCCAAATTTTATTGAGACTCTAGGAATTGATGCCGTATTTAACCCAGGTGCAATAGAATTAAGTGGTAAATTTTATTTAGTAACAAGAATGGAAGGTAGTGACCGTAAATCATTTTTTGCAATAGCAAGGAGTGATAACGGTATAGATAATTTTAAATTTATAAATTACCCTGTAGTAATTCCAGATACAAACCCATATGAAACAAATTTATACGATATGAGACTCACTAAACATGAAGATGGTTTCATTTATGGTATATTTTGTTCGGAAAGAAAAGATCCAAGTGTAGAAAAAGGTGATCTTTCTTCCGCAATTGCAGAGGCTGGAATAGTTAGAACAAAAGATTTAAAAACTTGGGAAAGAATGCCCAATCTTAAAACGACCTCACCTCAGCAGAGAAATGTGGTTTTGCATCCTGAATTTGTAAATGGTAAATACCTATTATACACTCGTCCTATGGATGGATTTATAGATACCGGAAGTGAAAGTGGAATATGTTTTGGTTATAGTGATACCATGGAAAATGCCATAATTAAAAAAGAAACGGTACTAAGTCCGAGAAAGTATCATACCATTACAGAATCAAAAAATGGAGCTGGTTGTGTTCCAATAAAAACTAAGAAAGGTTGGATTCACATTGCTCATGGAGTGAGGAATACGGCTGTAGGGCTTAGATATGTTATTTATTTATTTGTAACAGATTTACTTAATCCTGAAAAAGTAATTGCAGCTCCAGGTGGATATTTAATTGCACCTTTTGGTGAAGAACGCGTTGGAGATGTATCTAATGTAGTATTTACAAATGGAGTTATCGCAAGAAGAAATGGTGATGTGTTTATATATTATGCATCTTGTGATACGAGGATTCATGTGGCAACAACTACTGTTGACCTGTTACTAGAATATGCGTATGCAACTCCATCAGATCCTTTGCGTTCTTATGATTGTGTACAGCAACGTATTGAACTTATTAAAAGAAACATAGAAGGAGGAGTAGAAAATGAGTAA
- a CDS encoding LacI family DNA-binding transcriptional regulator has product MAKKVTMQDVANKVGVSKVTVSKALRGNRDISESMKEKIRHAAVETGYVFNSKGNLTMNDDPKCIGIISAERYYGQEDYFYIDLYRLLSSYLEKIHYTCMFHILTFNNEKNGIIPIMVEDKTVDGVIILGQLSKEYVKKIVKQNIPLVFLDFYYDKVDVDSINTDNFFGTYEITNMLIEKGHTKIAFVGNLNLTSSIQDRFLGYYKSILEYRLQFKDSWIINDRTDDSMWLDIILPDDMPTAFVCNCDKTALILIQKLEKCGYKIPEDYSVVGFDDSIHAMQSNPTISTVRVDLDEMARVAIKMISKKINDVKTQYGRVMIKGNLIIRDSTKK; this is encoded by the coding sequence ATGGCGAAAAAAGTTACAATGCAGGATGTTGCAAATAAAGTTGGAGTTTCAAAGGTCACAGTATCTAAGGCGTTAAGAGGAAATAGGGATATTAGTGAAAGTATGAAGGAGAAAATAAGGCACGCAGCAGTAGAAACTGGGTATGTTTTTAATTCAAAGGGTAATTTGACAATGAATGATGATCCAAAGTGTATAGGAATTATTTCAGCAGAAAGATATTATGGACAAGAAGATTATTTTTACATAGATTTATATAGATTATTATCAAGCTATTTGGAAAAGATACATTATACTTGTATGTTTCATATATTGACTTTTAATAATGAAAAAAATGGAATAATACCTATTATGGTAGAGGACAAAACCGTTGACGGTGTAATTATACTTGGACAACTTTCAAAGGAATATGTTAAAAAAATCGTGAAGCAAAATATTCCGTTAGTGTTTTTAGATTTTTATTATGATAAAGTTGACGTAGATAGTATTAATACTGATAATTTTTTTGGAACTTATGAAATTACCAATATGCTAATTGAAAAAGGGCATACCAAAATAGCATTTGTAGGCAATTTAAATCTAACTAGTAGCATTCAAGATAGATTTTTAGGATATTATAAATCTATCTTGGAGTATAGGTTACAGTTTAAAGATAGTTGGATTATTAATGATAGAACTGATGATAGTATGTGGCTTGATATTATTCTGCCTGATGATATGCCAACAGCTTTCGTATGCAATTGTGATAAAACTGCATTGATATTGATACAAAAGCTTGAAAAATGTGGATATAAAATACCGGAGGATTATTCTGTAGTGGGATTTGATGATTCGATACATGCTATGCAATCAAATCCAACTATCTCAACGGTGAGAGTTGATTTAGATGAGATGGCTAGAGTTGCTATAAAAATGATTTCAAAAAAAATAAATGATGTAAAAACTCAATATGGAAGAGTTATGATTAAAGGTAATCTTATAATTAGAGATTCTACAAAAAAATAA
- a CDS encoding SGNH/GDSL hydrolase family protein has protein sequence MELEVFKYRRDLKRTIEAIKREKLTIGFIGGSITDSRGRNRWPEPVTAWFVDKFPNVKIIIENAAIGGTGSELGVFRVKRDIIERNCDLIFVEFAVNDNDLPKEKTMRTREGLLRKLLASGKSDLVLTYTFCMEMYEEMINSKVPSTINEFEILANHYDISSVWMGLYALDEVMRGLIRMEEWVPDGLHPDLRGSYSYGQSIIKFLEKNWLLKLKLV, from the coding sequence ATGGAATTAGAAGTATTTAAGTATCGTAGGGATCTTAAAAGAACCATTGAAGCTATTAAGAGAGAAAAATTGACTATAGGATTTATAGGCGGATCAATAACCGATTCAAGAGGTAGAAATAGATGGCCGGAACCTGTAACAGCATGGTTTGTGGATAAGTTTCCAAATGTTAAAATAATTATTGAGAATGCAGCAATCGGTGGTACAGGAAGTGAACTAGGCGTATTTAGAGTGAAAAGAGATATAATAGAAAGAAATTGTGACCTCATTTTTGTTGAGTTTGCTGTAAATGATAATGATTTGCCTAAAGAGAAAACTATGAGAACTAGGGAAGGACTTTTAAGAAAACTATTGGCATCGGGGAAGAGTGATTTAGTTTTAACATACACATTTTGTATGGAGATGTATGAAGAAATGATAAATAGCAAGGTCCCATCGACAATCAATGAATTTGAAATTTTAGCAAATCATTATGATATAAGTTCTGTATGGATGGGACTTTATGCACTAGATGAAGTAATGCGAGGGCTTATACGAATGGAGGAATGGGTTCCAGATGGACTTCACCCAGACCTTCGTGGGAGTTATTCATATGGACAAAGTATAATTAAATTTTTAGAAAAAAATTGGTTACTAAAGCTAAAATTAGTATGA
- a CDS encoding SGNH/GDSL hydrolase family protein, giving the protein MSEFITYESKCSDKAGVRYIGRFDFSDARGPKFAWPASTIYAKFYGSSVSTKIRSLGDNYFIIIIDGEVVINSLKLSEGEEKIFLLASELILGEHEVSIIVRTEFYLGTAQFLGFDFDKGKILTPATPLNRRIEIVGDSISCGFGNEAENREIEYSPKYDNSYLSYGSIAARDLEAEYIIVARSGFGLIRSYDGNKLNVLPEIYPRILPDKDDTWQFESFIPQVVVINLGTNDFSSGFIPNREEFTVAYIKLVNKVHKNYKEAKIICAIGPIIDGNALTVTRDYIKNDVVNKLNKDNEINNKWLYFLEFDHQVESDGYGINGHPSLKTHEKMGRSLADFIRKILK; this is encoded by the coding sequence ATGAGTGAGTTTATAACATATGAATCAAAATGTAGTGATAAGGCGGGAGTTAGGTATATAGGAAGATTTGATTTTAGTGACGCAAGGGGACCTAAATTTGCATGGCCTGCAAGTACCATTTATGCAAAGTTTTATGGAAGCAGTGTTTCTACAAAAATTAGATCACTTGGTGATAATTATTTTATTATAATTATAGATGGAGAAGTTGTTATTAATTCTTTGAAATTAAGTGAAGGGGAAGAAAAAATATTTTTACTTGCATCAGAACTGATTTTAGGTGAACACGAAGTAAGTATTATAGTGCGTACGGAGTTTTATCTGGGAACTGCTCAATTTTTAGGATTTGATTTTGATAAAGGTAAGATACTGACACCGGCTACCCCTTTAAATCGAAGAATAGAAATTGTTGGAGACTCTATAAGCTGTGGATTTGGGAATGAAGCAGAGAATAGAGAAATAGAATACAGCCCTAAATATGATAACTCATATTTATCTTATGGATCTATAGCCGCAAGGGACCTTGAGGCAGAATATATAATTGTTGCACGTTCAGGATTTGGACTAATTAGAAGTTATGATGGAAATAAATTAAACGTGCTTCCGGAAATTTACCCGCGTATTCTTCCGGATAAAGATGATACATGGCAGTTTGAAAGCTTTATACCTCAAGTTGTAGTAATAAATCTTGGAACTAATGATTTTAGCTCAGGATTTATTCCAAATAGAGAAGAGTTTACTGTGGCGTATATTAAATTAGTAAACAAAGTTCACAAAAATTACAAGGAGGCAAAAATAATTTGCGCTATAGGCCCTATAATAGATGGAAATGCACTTACGGTAACAAGAGATTATATAAAAAATGATGTTGTTAATAAGCTAAATAAAGATAATGAAATTAATAATAAATGGTTATATTTTCTTGAATTTGATCATCAGGTAGAAAGTGATGGTTACGGTATTAATGGTCACCCTAGCTTAAAGACGCATGAGAAAATGGGTAGATCTCTAGCAGATTTTATTCGTAAAATTTTAAAATAG